One region of Baekduia soli genomic DNA includes:
- a CDS encoding MFS transporter has product MPATFTRPAAARRLSGTRLRLRRAGAPRRPSHPQIVLGIILTCQLMLILDVSIIITSLPRIHRALGFSPTGLSWVQNAYALTFGGLLLLGARAGDILGRRRMFVAGLTVFTAASLAGGLAQSPGWLLGARAVQGLGAAVAAPSTLALLSITFREGRERTRAVASYSAVSAAGGSIGLVVGGMLTSWASWRWGLFINVPIGIVLVTLAPRFLPESERHDGRFDLTGAITSTLGMTAIVYGFVRAASDGWGDLGTVASFAAGVLLLAAFVLTERRAEQPITPLRMFASRERSGAYVGRLLLVAGNFSSFFFLTQYFQGVRGFSAVQTGIAFLPMTLAMFASVRIVPRLTARFGTAPLLIGGLTVALAGMLWLTRITEDSSYVPGVAVAMVVFGAGTGIAMAPLTSVGMAGVPARDAGAGSGLLNAAQQVGAALGLGILVTVFASSSRSAAQHAGATPRSELAHAVASTLVGSAGFLVAALAVAVVIMWPRMAAARATAAAAERAS; this is encoded by the coding sequence ATGCCCGCCACGTTCACCCGGCCCGCCGCCGCCCGCCGCCTGTCCGGCACCCGCCTCCGCCTCCGGCGCGCGGGCGCCCCGCGGCGCCCCTCCCATCCCCAGATCGTCCTGGGGATCATCCTCACCTGCCAGCTCATGCTGATCCTCGACGTGTCGATCATCATCACGTCGCTGCCCCGCATCCACCGTGCCCTGGGCTTCTCGCCCACCGGCCTGTCGTGGGTCCAGAACGCCTACGCCCTGACCTTCGGCGGCCTGCTCCTGCTCGGCGCCCGCGCCGGCGACATCCTCGGGCGCCGGCGCATGTTCGTCGCCGGGCTGACCGTGTTCACCGCCGCCTCCCTGGCCGGCGGGCTGGCCCAGTCGCCCGGCTGGCTGCTCGGCGCGCGCGCCGTGCAGGGGCTCGGCGCGGCCGTCGCGGCCCCGTCGACGCTCGCGCTGCTGTCCATCACGTTCCGCGAGGGCCGCGAGCGGACGCGGGCCGTCGCGTCCTACAGCGCGGTCTCGGCCGCGGGCGGCAGCATCGGCCTCGTCGTCGGCGGCATGCTCACGAGCTGGGCCAGCTGGCGCTGGGGGCTGTTCATCAACGTGCCGATCGGCATCGTCCTCGTCACCCTCGCGCCGCGGTTCCTGCCCGAGAGCGAGCGCCACGACGGCCGCTTCGACCTCACCGGCGCGATCACCTCGACGCTCGGCATGACCGCGATCGTCTACGGCTTCGTCCGCGCCGCCTCCGACGGCTGGGGCGACCTCGGCACGGTGGCGTCCTTCGCCGCGGGCGTCCTGCTGCTGGCCGCCTTCGTGCTGACCGAGCGACGCGCCGAGCAGCCGATCACGCCCCTGCGGATGTTCGCCAGCCGTGAGCGCTCCGGGGCCTACGTGGGCCGCCTGCTGCTCGTGGCCGGCAACTTCTCGTCCTTCTTCTTCCTGACCCAGTACTTCCAGGGCGTGCGCGGCTTCAGCGCCGTGCAGACGGGCATCGCGTTCCTGCCGATGACCCTCGCGATGTTCGCCTCGGTGCGGATCGTCCCGCGCCTGACCGCGCGGTTCGGCACCGCCCCGCTGCTCATCGGCGGCCTGACCGTCGCACTGGCCGGGATGCTCTGGCTCACGCGGATCACGGAGGACTCCTCCTATGTCCCCGGCGTGGCCGTCGCCATGGTCGTCTTCGGCGCCGGGACGGGCATCGCCATGGCCCCGCTGACGTCGGTCGGGATGGCCGGCGTCCCCGCCCGCGACGCGGGGGCCGGCTCCGGGCTGCTCAACGCCGCCCAGCAGGTCGGCGCGGCGCTGGGCCTCGGGATCCTCGTGACCGTGTTCGCGTCGTCGAGCCGCTCGGCCGCGCAGCACGCGGGCGCCACGCCCCGCAGCGAGCTGGCCCATGCGGTCGCCTCCACGCTCGTGGGCTCGGCCGGGTTCCTGGTCGCCGCCCTGGCGGTGGCCGTGGTCATCATGTGGCCCCGCATGGCCGCCGCGCGGGCGACCGCGGCCGCCGCCGAGCGCGCGTCCTGA
- a CDS encoding TetR/AcrR family transcriptional regulator — translation MPATDADSRLTGLSQRPKRADAARNYDKLVAAAREAFAQDGEGARLDDIAKRAGVGPGTLYRNFPTRQHLLEAVYVDEVEAIARAADALADHEPWDALRRWTRQFVDYVTTKRAIGSALLTYIDRDSEVFRSCRGAVFGAGDALLERARAAGEVRDDVAFADLAPLLGGIAAMQGADPATIDRSLDLVLDGLRYRPPAG, via the coding sequence ATGCCCGCGACCGACGCCGACAGCCGCCTCACCGGCCTCTCCCAGCGCCCGAAGCGCGCGGACGCGGCCCGCAACTACGACAAGCTCGTCGCCGCGGCGCGCGAGGCCTTCGCGCAGGACGGCGAGGGTGCCAGGCTCGACGACATCGCCAAGCGGGCCGGCGTCGGGCCGGGCACGCTGTACCGCAACTTCCCGACGCGCCAGCACCTGCTCGAGGCCGTCTACGTCGACGAGGTCGAGGCGATCGCCCGCGCGGCGGACGCCCTCGCCGACCACGAGCCGTGGGACGCCCTGCGGCGCTGGACGCGCCAGTTCGTCGACTACGTCACCACCAAGCGGGCCATCGGCAGCGCGCTGCTGACCTACATCGACCGCGACTCCGAGGTCTTCCGCTCCTGCCGCGGCGCGGTGTTCGGGGCGGGCGACGCGCTGCTGGAGCGGGCGCGGGCCGCCGGCGAGGTCCGCGACGACGTGGCGTTCGCCGACCTCGCGCCGCTGCTCGGCGGCATCGCGGCCATGCAGGGCGCCGACCCCGCGACGATCGACCGCAGCCTCGACCTCGTGCTCGACGGCCTGCGCTACCGGCCGCCGGCCGGCTGA
- a CDS encoding CocE/NonD family hydrolase has protein sequence MPSEIVVEKNIMVAMRDGVALATDVYRPGGSEPLPAILQRTPYDKEGAALRNYSFEVMRAVQAGYVCVVQDVRGRFLSEGDFDPFFDEGPDGADTIAWVAAQPWCSGVVGMAGGSYFGATQWRAAGEVPEALKAMVPFVTAADYHEGWTYQGGAFELGFNLHWTLGFLAVGEVVRRLGAGQDAMAELGALVQAVDDNDALYERLPLTDMPVLDELAPYYRAWLDHPAYDDYWRAIAPKERHAQVTVPALNIGGWYDLFLGGTIANYLGMKEQGATEAARRPHLVIGPWAHGDSFGWYAGRSYGFASNYLAIDPTALHVRWFDRHLKDMDNGLDDEPPVRLFVMGIDEWRDEQDWPLPDTAFTPYYLHSGGHANTASGDGTLSTEAPGAEPHDTYLYDPRDPVPTTGGATFLPGLFVAANAGPRDQRLIDGRADVLTFVTPPLEHDVEVTGPIELVLHASSSARDTDFTGKLVDVAPDGRAELLTDGILRARYRESMSEPRPLEPGEVYELRIDLWATANVFKAGHRIRLDVSSSNFPRFDRNTNTGGTIATEGPEALVEAVNRVFHDHEHPSHVVLPIIDRS, from the coding sequence ATGCCGAGCGAGATCGTCGTCGAGAAGAACATCATGGTGGCCATGCGCGACGGCGTCGCGCTGGCCACCGACGTCTACCGCCCCGGCGGCTCCGAGCCGCTGCCGGCGATCCTCCAGCGCACGCCCTACGACAAGGAGGGCGCGGCGCTGCGCAACTACAGCTTCGAGGTCATGCGCGCCGTCCAGGCCGGCTACGTGTGCGTCGTGCAGGACGTCCGCGGCCGCTTCCTGTCGGAGGGCGACTTCGACCCGTTCTTCGACGAGGGCCCCGACGGCGCCGACACGATCGCCTGGGTCGCGGCCCAGCCGTGGTGCTCGGGCGTGGTCGGCATGGCGGGCGGCTCCTACTTCGGCGCGACGCAGTGGCGCGCGGCGGGCGAGGTGCCCGAGGCGCTGAAGGCGATGGTGCCGTTCGTCACGGCGGCCGACTACCACGAGGGCTGGACCTACCAGGGCGGGGCGTTCGAGCTGGGCTTCAACCTGCACTGGACGCTGGGGTTCCTGGCGGTGGGCGAGGTGGTCCGGCGGCTCGGCGCCGGCCAGGACGCTATGGCCGAACTCGGCGCGCTCGTCCAGGCCGTCGACGACAACGACGCGCTGTACGAGCGGCTGCCGCTGACCGACATGCCCGTGCTGGACGAGCTGGCGCCGTACTACCGCGCGTGGCTCGACCACCCCGCCTACGACGACTACTGGCGCGCGATCGCCCCCAAGGAGCGCCACGCGCAGGTCACGGTCCCCGCGCTGAACATCGGCGGCTGGTACGACCTCTTCCTCGGCGGCACGATCGCCAACTACCTGGGGATGAAGGAGCAGGGCGCCACCGAGGCCGCGCGGCGGCCGCACCTGGTCATCGGGCCCTGGGCCCACGGCGACTCCTTCGGCTGGTATGCCGGGCGCAGCTACGGCTTCGCCTCCAACTACCTCGCCATCGACCCGACCGCGCTGCACGTGCGCTGGTTCGACCGCCATCTCAAGGACATGGACAACGGACTCGACGACGAGCCGCCGGTGCGCCTGTTCGTCATGGGCATCGACGAGTGGCGCGACGAGCAGGACTGGCCGCTGCCCGACACGGCCTTCACGCCGTACTATCTCCACAGCGGCGGCCACGCCAACACGGCCTCGGGCGACGGGACGCTGTCGACCGAGGCGCCCGGCGCCGAGCCACACGACACCTACCTCTACGACCCGCGCGACCCGGTCCCCACCACCGGCGGCGCGACGTTCCTGCCGGGCCTGTTCGTCGCCGCCAACGCCGGCCCGCGCGACCAGCGGCTCATCGACGGCCGGGCCGACGTCCTCACGTTCGTCACGCCGCCGCTGGAGCACGACGTCGAGGTCACCGGGCCGATCGAGCTCGTGCTCCACGCGTCGTCCTCGGCGCGCGACACGGACTTCACCGGCAAGCTCGTCGACGTCGCGCCCGACGGGCGCGCCGAGCTGCTGACCGACGGCATCCTGCGCGCGCGCTACCGCGAGTCGATGAGCGAGCCGCGGCCGCTGGAGCCCGGCGAGGTCTACGAGCTGCGGATCGACCTGTGGGCGACGGCCAACGTGTTCAAGGCCGGCCACCGGATCCGCCTGGACGTGTCGAGCAGCAACTTCCCGCGCTTCGACCGCAACACGAACACGGGCGGGACCATCGCGACCGAGGGTCCCGAGGCGCTCGTGGAGGCCGTCAACCGCGTCTTCCACGACCACGAGCACCCGTCGCACGTGGTGCTGCCGATCATCGACCGCTCCTGA
- the nhaA gene encoding Na+/H+ antiporter NhaA, whose amino-acid sequence MAGRTARHGVGCRPLSAAADPPIPSGADGGRTAWARNLAAPIRRFLHAETGGAIVLVGATLVALLWANSPWSDSYASVWGMRLAISLGDHAIATDLRGWVNEGLMTLFFLVVGLEAKRELDLGELRERRRLTVPVMAGLGGMVAAAAVYLAINAGGDGAAGWGAAVSTDTALALGALALLTHGRAIRLRVFLLTVVVIDDLVALAVIAIAYSDAIDPVALAVAVGFFAVLLALRYAGSWRGPAAAAAGVGMWLALFESGIDPVITGLLVGLVSTAYPPSRDDLERSTERARSFREQPTPELAYQARASLTSAISLNERLQYRLLPWTSQVIVPLFALANAGVHFDGDLLSGAAASRVTIGIVAAYVVGKPLGITGAAWIATRRAMGGQRPTVTWPVLVGGAAAAGIGFTVSLLVASLAFTGPTLDEAKIGVLVTALASPAVSWVAFAIVRHLPDELRARQLGAVAGQIVDLADDVDPGRDHIRGPVDAPVTLIEYGDFECPYCAAAEPVIARLLEAFGAELRYVWRHLPLTDVHPNAQLAAEAAEAAARQGAFWEMHDRLLAHQDDLAVSDLYRHAAALELDLERFSDDLGRRRTAPRVAEDVAGADASGVSGTPTFFVNGRRHQGVYDVDTLTREIKAAAGALRPVPPSR is encoded by the coding sequence GTGGCTGGCCGCACGGCCCGCCACGGCGTAGGCTGCCGGCCACTGAGCGCCGCGGCCGACCCACCCATCCCCTCCGGCGCCGACGGCGGGCGCACCGCCTGGGCGCGCAACCTCGCCGCGCCCATCCGGCGCTTCCTGCACGCCGAGACCGGCGGCGCGATCGTCCTCGTCGGCGCCACGCTGGTGGCGCTGCTGTGGGCCAACTCGCCGTGGAGCGACTCCTACGCCTCGGTGTGGGGGATGCGACTGGCGATCTCGCTGGGCGACCACGCCATCGCCACGGACCTGCGCGGGTGGGTCAACGAGGGGCTCATGACGCTCTTCTTCCTCGTGGTCGGCCTGGAGGCCAAGCGCGAGCTCGACCTCGGTGAGCTGCGCGAGCGCCGGCGGCTGACCGTCCCGGTCATGGCGGGCCTGGGCGGCATGGTCGCGGCGGCCGCGGTGTACCTGGCGATCAACGCGGGCGGCGACGGCGCGGCGGGCTGGGGCGCGGCGGTGTCGACCGACACCGCGCTGGCGCTCGGGGCGCTCGCGCTGCTGACCCACGGGCGCGCCATCCGCCTGCGGGTGTTCCTGCTCACGGTCGTGGTCATCGACGACCTCGTCGCGCTGGCGGTCATCGCCATCGCCTACTCCGACGCCATCGACCCCGTCGCCCTGGCCGTCGCCGTGGGCTTCTTCGCCGTGCTGCTGGCACTGCGCTACGCGGGCTCGTGGCGCGGCCCGGCGGCCGCGGCGGCGGGCGTGGGCATGTGGCTGGCCCTGTTCGAGTCCGGCATCGACCCGGTCATCACGGGGCTGCTCGTCGGCCTGGTGAGCACGGCCTACCCGCCGTCGCGCGACGACCTGGAGCGCAGCACGGAGCGGGCCCGCTCGTTCCGCGAGCAGCCGACCCCGGAGCTGGCCTACCAGGCGCGGGCCAGCCTCACCTCGGCCATCTCGCTCAACGAGCGCCTCCAGTACCGGCTGCTGCCGTGGACGAGCCAGGTCATCGTCCCGCTGTTCGCGCTGGCCAACGCCGGCGTGCACTTCGACGGCGACCTGCTGTCGGGCGCGGCCGCTTCGCGCGTGACGATCGGGATCGTCGCCGCCTACGTCGTCGGCAAGCCGCTGGGCATCACGGGCGCCGCCTGGATCGCCACCCGCCGGGCGATGGGCGGCCAGCGCCCGACCGTGACCTGGCCCGTCCTGGTCGGCGGCGCCGCCGCGGCCGGCATCGGCTTCACCGTGTCGCTGCTGGTGGCGTCGCTGGCCTTCACCGGGCCCACGCTCGACGAGGCCAAGATCGGCGTGCTGGTCACCGCCCTGGCCTCGCCCGCCGTGTCGTGGGTCGCCTTCGCGATCGTGCGCCACCTGCCCGACGAGCTGCGCGCGCGCCAGCTCGGGGCCGTCGCCGGGCAGATCGTCGATCTCGCCGACGACGTCGACCCCGGCCGCGACCACATCCGCGGCCCGGTCGACGCGCCCGTCACGCTCATCGAGTACGGCGACTTCGAGTGCCCGTACTGCGCGGCCGCCGAGCCCGTCATCGCCCGGCTGCTGGAGGCCTTCGGCGCCGAGCTGCGCTACGTGTGGCGCCACCTGCCGCTCACCGACGTCCACCCCAACGCCCAGCTGGCCGCCGAGGCGGCCGAGGCCGCGGCGCGCCAGGGCGCGTTCTGGGAGATGCACGACCGCCTGCTCGCCCACCAGGACGACCTGGCGGTCAGCGACCTGTACCGCCACGCGGCCGCGCTGGAGCTCGACCTCGAGCGCTTCTCCGACGATCTCGGCCGCCGGCGCACCGCGCCGCGCGTGGCCGAGGACGTGGCGGGCGCCGACGCCAGCGGCGTTTCGGGGACGCCGACGTTCTTCGTCAACGGCCGCCGCCACCAGGGCGTCTACGACGTCGACACGCTGACGCGCGAGATCAAGGCCGCCGCCGGCGCGCTGCGGCCGGTGCCGCCCTCGCGCTGA